One segment of Castanea sativa cultivar Marrone di Chiusa Pesio chromosome 3, ASM4071231v1 DNA contains the following:
- the LOC142629706 gene encoding cytochrome P450 71B34-like, producing MALDTIPLWLPLLLVFPLLLLMKKKIDERSSKNLPPSPPKLPIIGNLHQLGVLPHQSMWQLSKKYGSVMLLQLSGIRTVIISFADAAREVLKVHDLACCSRPPTACSKVFSYNYRDVALSPYGDYWREIRKICVLELFSVKKVQSYRFIREEEVALLVDSISHYASSATPIDLSEKLFAFIASITFRIGFGKSFRGSGLDNERFQAVVHDVGSMIGSYDASKFFPFVGWIIDKLSGRFKRLERVFHELDTLFQQVIDLHLDPERTKPEHEDIIDVLLRIEREQAESGDTARFTKQNIKAVLLNIFLGGIDTGAITLIWAMAELAKNPGLMKKAQDEVRSFIGNKGKVTESDTDHLHYLKMIVKETFRLHPPATLLLPRETMSHFKINGYDIYPKMLVQVNAWAIGRDPKYWENPEEFIPERFMDNSIDYKGQNFELLTFGSGRRGCPGIYMATTTIELALANLLYCFNWKLPDGMKEEDINMEEGAGPSLTTSKKTSLNLVPIKLF from the exons ATGGCTCTTGATACCATACCTTTATGGCTTCCTCTTCTACTTGTTTTCCCTCTTCTGTTGCTCatgaaaaaaaagatagatGAGCGGAGTTCAAAGAACCTTCCACCAAGCCCTCCTAAGCTCCCTATTATAGGTAACTTACACCAACTTGGTGTGTTACCTCACCAATCTATGTGGCAACTCTCCAAGAAATATGGCTCTGTGATGCTCCTTCAACTCAGTGGCATAAGAACTGTCATAATATCTTTTGCTGATGCTGCAAGAGAAGTCTTAAAAGTTCATGATCTTGCCTGTTGTAGTCGGCCTCCCACAGCTTGCTCTAAAGTTTTTTCCTACAATTATAGGGACGTGGCCCTTTCACCTTATGGTGATTACTGGAGAGAGATAAGGAAAATATGTGTTCTTGAGCTTTTTAGCGTGAAGAAGGTGCAGTCCTATCGGTTCATTAGGGAAGAAGAAGTTGCTTTGCTTGTTGATTCTATATCTCACTATGCATCTTCTGCAACCCCTATTGATCTTTCTGAGAAGCTGTTTGCCTTCATTGCAAGTATAACTTTTAGGATTGGTTTTGGTAAGAGTTTCCGCGGGAGTGGTTTAGACAATGAAAGGTTTCAAGCTGTGGTTCATGATGTAGGGTCCATGATAGGAAGCTACGATGCATCTAAATTCTTTCCCTTCGTGGGATGGATTATAGACAAGTTATCAGGTAGATTTAAAAGGCTTGAAAGGGTTTTTCATGAGTTGGATACTTTATTCCAACAGGTCATTGATCTCCATCTTGATCCTGAGAGGACAAAACCAGAGCATGAAGACATTATCGATGTGCTACTGAGAATTGAAAGGGAGCAAGCTGAGTCTGGCGATACTGCTCGgttcacaaaacaaaacattaagGCAGTCCTCTTG AATATATTTTTAGGTGGAATTGACACTGGTGCAATTACCTTGATATGGGCGATGGCAGAGCTTGCTAAGAACCCTGGATTGATGAAAAAAGCACAAGATGAAGTTAGAAGTTTCATTGGAAATAAAGGGAAAGTCACTGAAAGCGACACTGACCACCTTCATTATCTAAAGATGATAGTTAAAGAAACTTTTAGATTGCATCCTCCAGCGACTCTACTTCTCCCAAGAGAAACCATGTCACACTTTAAGATCAATGGTTACGACATTTACCCAAAAATGTTAGTACAAGTTAATGCTTGGGCAATAGGACGAGATCCTAAATACTGGGAGAACCCAGAAGAATTCATCCCAGAAAGGTTCATGGATAACTCCATTGATTATAAaggtcaaaattttgagttattgACTTTTGGATCTGGTCGAAGAGGTTGTCCTGGGATATATATGGCAACAACAACGATTGAGCTAGCACTTGCAAATCTTTTATATTGTTTCAATTGGAAATTACCTGATGGGATGAAAGAGGAAGATATCAACATGGAAGAGGGAGCTGGTCCTAGCCTCACTACCAGTAAGAAAACATCTTTGAACCTTGTGCCAATCAAATTGTTTTAA